The following are encoded together in the Coffea arabica cultivar ET-39 chromosome 1c, Coffea Arabica ET-39 HiFi, whole genome shotgun sequence genome:
- the LOC113742529 gene encoding mediator of RNA polymerase II transcription subunit 13-like isoform X3: protein MWTNVFKIGGLHQISWFQFLPNEFDPSSLSDKSVKVDARDAATSVVLSSHLQLQKEGFLSTWTNSFVGPWDPSQGLHNPDEKIKLWLFLPGNHSSVVEKAQPTVSKLRVLASGLWVAPGDSEEVAAALSQALRNCVERALKGFSFMRFGDVFSRYHPSSQSEELYRKGQPVVEFIFAATEEAIFVHAVISAKHIRALSSGDIEMTLKHSTDHFSNRLPVVISPHGMLGRLTGCCPSDLVKQVYFSSVKLKASNEVVGLPYHALHGSGCHLRGQNCYAEITLGGPIGGNDKILAQNSGLHKNLSRHNLTESMPETKVNQKGPLEPSRVFIYPAEAVLVPVMQTSLARSCLKRFWLQNWIGPSLFASSFFMHSDCKADSKDGSRLESNSLRSQHGYHSSSSSNNSSISSISSSSSDSDYRTSGAGDLEADADSLTCRQSGLSSIDQSHDILKLGSKRVHSGMSESFNQAGAVINPSTSDYGSIEVNNSAIIGGSNHPVGWGWDDDDRGMGMDIQALLSEFGDFGDLFEDDVLPFGEPPGTAESQAVVISAQDCGDFGSSPSTSMMDVSDQMLLPVGFPSFESFHSPPAPVAMDDSLTQNQDLTKTVSVPGKVNCPPASTSGEFDHVVKAEALMTFAPEYGAVETPSVEVTSSIFRSPYLPKSRKTETENSCSNKYVYSATPPSPCVDDSDEKSGITVNMKICSGRQDKIAVPQSKKYYTHIDGGIHKSNGMSSTCDDGTAAHEPVTMSSSLGLNSLNAVKSVSSKGSDGSLRVESFVPSLKPMLATELECLMCQAFMCRIRHTLLSSRCHLPVGLNRLSAVNILNQPHVDSSILSDNLSSKSEVKKKETIPVRIAGDMDAVLLDGNLSAPVGVWRPVTKGAKSTTHPMELCPSIPQNSFVEENLLSYGLRQPLQELLDGLALLVQQATSFVDVALDSDCGDGVHGWLALQEQLRRGFSCGPSMVHAGCGGVLSSCHSVDIAGVELVDPLSVDVQPSFTISLLQSDIKAALKTAFGTLDGPLFVSDWCKGRSLSCEAGSMCDEFYAESTASASECQDSSNGARAEEASDRKSLQEACLSESEQQAGSKLRPTLAVVPFPAILVGYQDDWLKTSASSLQLWEKAPLEPYATQKHMTYHVVCPDIEPLTTAAADFFQQLGTVYETCNLGTHSPQNFGSEMDLDSGKSSCSGFVLLDCPQSMKIDSSSASILGSISDYFLSLSNGWDLASYLKSLSKVLKTLNLSSCMTTSTKEGNSGPYTVVYVVCPFPEPLAILRTVVESSIAVGASVLSSDKEKRSMMHNQVGKALNHSAAVDETLSNVLTISGFSIPKLVLQIVTVDAIFRVTNPPLNELVVLKEIAFTVYNKARRVLRGSNCDVVPSSTSLSGRSHSVLMQMASPLTGMWKDCVGPRLAASSLQRESDLDASLRSSTWENSWQTRSGALGCDPSRGGDFLIQDESRCMFEPLFILADPGSLERGVTPPVFGNPASESSKVLADDGTSGSLMQSSASSGSGDTGPSSQHDSSESDGFGSGNQKTLPSLHCCYGWTEDWRWLVCIWTDSRGELLDSYIYPFGGISSRQDTKGLQSLFIQILQQGCQILQSCSADAGKPRDFVIARIGCFFELECQEWQKALYAIGGSEVKKWSLQLRRSVPDGMPTNSNGTSMQQQEMTLLQERTLPSSPGPLYSPHSKSSTFMKSGLGQPSNRKQLMGGVDSSRGLLQWVQSISFISLSVDHSLQLVFQADSLASGSTQSNGFLNQPSYLEGYTPVRSLGLTSASYVLIPSPSIRFLPPAPLQLPTCLTAESPPLAHLLHSKGSAIPLCTGFVVSKAVPSMRKDSRSISKEEWPSILSVSLVDYYGGNNMAQDKIVKGMGKLGGRGLSSEAREFELETHLVLESVAAELHALSWMTVSPAYLERRSALPFHCDMVLRLRRLLHFADKELSRQPEESPS from the exons CTTTGGGTGGCTCCTGGGGACTCAGAAGAGGTTGCAGCTGCATTGTCTCAAGCCTTAAGGAACTGTGTAGAAAG GGCACTTAAAGGATTTTCCTTCATGAGATTTGGGGATGTATTCTCGAGATATCATCCATCTTCACAGAGTGAAGAACTTTACAG GAAAGGTCAGCCAGTGGTTGAATTCATCTTTGCTGCCACAGAGGAAGCAATTTTTGTGCATGCTGTAATATCTGCAAA ACATATACGGGCACTTTCAAGTGgtgatattgaaatgacattgaAGCATTCCACTGATCATTTTAGCAATAGGCTTCCAG TTGTGATCTCCCCTCATGGAATGCTTGGGAGGCTCACTGGGTGTTGTCCAAGTGATCTTGTGAAGCAAGTCTATTTCAG TTCTGTCAAGCTTAAAGCATCAAATGAAGTTGTAGGTCTTCCATATCATGCTTTGCATGGCTCTGGTTGTCATCTGAGAGGTCAAAATTGCTATGCTGAAATTACCCTTGGTGGTCCTATTGGTGGAAATGACAAGATACTGGCACAAAATTCAGGCTTGCATAAGAATTTGTCTAGGCATAATTTGACAGAATCCATGCCAGAGACGAAGGTCAATCAAAAAGGGCCACTAGAGCCTTCAAGAGTATTTATATATCCTGCTGAAGCTGTACTTGTTCCGGTGATGCAAACATCATTAGCGAGGTCTTGTCTTAAGAG ATTCTGGCTACAAAACTGGATAGGGCCATCATTGTTTGCCTCATCCTTCTTTATGCACAG TGATTGTAAAGCTGATTCAAAAGATGGTTCTCGGCTGGAGTCAAACAGCCTTCGCTCTCAGCATGGTTATCACAGTAGCAGCAGCAGTAACAATAGCAGTATCAGCAGTATTAGTAGTTCATCCAGTGATAGTGATTACCGAACTTCTGGAGCTGGCGATCTTGAGGCTGATGCTGATTCTTTGACATGTAGACAGTCTGGTTTATCTTCCATTGACCAGTCACATGACATTCTCAAGCTG GGCTCTAAGCGAGTGCATTCTGGGATGTCTGAGTCATTTAATCAAGCAGGTGCAGTTATAAACCCATCTACAAGTGATTATGGCTCAATAGAAGTTAATAACTCGGCCATTATTGGAGGTTCAAATCATCCTGTTGGATGGGGTTGGGATGATGATGACAGAGGTATGGGCATGGATATTCAAGCACTTCTGTCAGAGTTTGGAGATTTTGGTGACTTATTTGAGGATGATGTCTTACCTTTTGGGGAG CCTCCGGGAACTGCAGAGTCACAAGCTGTTGTAATTTCAGCACAAGATTGTGGAGATTTTGGCAGTAGCCCTAGTACATCAATGATGGATGTCTCAGACCAGATGCTTTTGCCAGTAGGTTTTCCCTCATTTGAAAGTTTTCACTCACCACCAGCTCCCGTTGCCATGGATGATTCTCTGACCCAAAATCAGGATCTAACAAAGACTGTCAGTGTTCCGGGTAAAGTTAACTGTCCTCCAGCATCTACAAGTGGTGAATTTGACCATGTAGTAAAAGCTGAAGCCTTAATGACATTTGCTCCAGAATATGGAGCAGTTGAAACCCCTTCTGTTGAGGTCACTTCATCAATCTTCAGAAGCCCATACCTTCCCAAATCACGGAAAACAGAGACTGAGAATTCATGCTCAAACAAATATGTATACTCAGCAACACCTCCTTCTCCTTGTGTTGATGACTCTGATGAGAAGTCTGGTATCACTGTAAACATGAAAATATGTTCTGGGAGACAAGACAAGATTGCGGTTCCCCAATCAAAGAAATATTACACTCATATTGATGGTGGAATTCACAAATCTAATGGCATGTCATCAACTTGTGATGATGGCACAGCAGCGCATGAACCTGTAACAATGTCATCCTCTTTGGGGCTCAATTCCCTAAATGCTGTTAAATCCGTCTCAAGCAAAGGAAGTGATGGTTCATTAAGAGTGGAGAGTTTTGTTCCATCTTTGAAGCCTATGCTTGCAACAGAATTAGAATGTCTCATGTGTCAGGCTTTTATGTGCAGGATAAGACATACACTATTATCTTCTAGGTGTCACTTGCCAGTCGGCTTGAATAGGCTGTCTGCGGTTAATATTCTGAATCAGCCACATGTTGATTCAAGCATACTGTCAGACAATCTTTCAAGTAAATCTGAGGTGAAGAAGAAAGAGACTATACCAGTAAGAATTGCTGGTGACATGGATGCAGTATTGCTAGATGGGAATCTTAGTGCACCTGTTGGTGTTTGGCGCCCTGTTACTAAAGGTGCAAAATCTACCACCCATCCTATGGAGCTCTGCCCATCTATtcctcaaaattcatttgtTGAGGAAAACCTTCTATCTTATGGACTGAGGCAACCACTTCAAGAACTTCTTGATGGCTTGGCCTTACTAGTTCAACAAGCTACTTCATTTGTTGATGTGGCACTTGATTCTGATTGTGGAGATGGTGTTCATGGTTGGCTTGCCTTGCAAGAGCAGTTGAGGCGCGGATTTTCTTGTGGACCGTCTATGGTTCATGCAGGTTGTGGGGGAGTTTTATCTTCGTGCCATTCAGTGGATATTGCGGGAGTGGAGCTAGTCGATCCACTTTCAGTTGAT GTTCAGCCATCTTTTACGATTAGTCTGCTGCAATCAGACATAAAAGCGGCTCTCAAAACTGCTTTTGGCACTTTGGACGGTCCACTATTTGTATCTGACTGGTGCAAAGGTCGCAGTCTGTCCTGTGAAGCCGGATCAATGTGTGATGAATTCTATGCCGAATCAACAGCTAGTGCCAGTGAATGTCAAGATTCTTCAA ATGGGGCTAGAGCAGAGGAGGCAAGCGATAGGAAATCACTCCAAGAAGCTTGTTTATCAGAGTCAGAGCAGCAAGCAGGCTCAAAGCTCAGGCCAACATTGGCTGTAGTTCCATTTCCTGCTATACTTGTTGG GTACCAAGACGATTGGCTTAAGACATCTGCCAGCTCTCTGCAACTCTGGGAAAAGGCGCCGCTTGAACCATATGCTACACAGAAACAT ATGACATACCATGTTGTATGTCCAGATATTGAACCCCTCACCACAGCAGCTGCTGATTTCTTTCAACAACTTGGAACTG TGTATGAAACCTGCAATTTGGGAACTCATTCACCTCAAAATTTCGGAAGTGAAATGGATCTAGATTCTGGGAAGTCTTCATGTTCTGGTTTTGTTCTACTTGATTGTCCTCAATCAATGAAGATTGATAGCAGTAGTGCATCTATTCTGGGTTCGATCAGTGACTATTTCCTCTCCCTGTCAAATGGTTGGGATTTGGCGAGCTATTTGAAGTCTCTTTCAAAAGTTCTTAAAACTTTAAATCTCAGTTCATGCATGACCACAAGCACAAAAGAAGGGAATAGTGGTCCATACACA GTAGTCTATGTAGTCTGTCCCTTCCCAGAGCCTCTTGCAATTCTACGGACTGTAGTTGAATCTTCAATTGCAGTTGGCGCTTCTGTTCTTTCTTCAGATAAGGAGAAAAGATCGATGATGCACAATCAAGTTGGAAAGGCCTTAAATCATTCAGCAGCTGTGGACGAAACACTATCCAATGTCTTGACTATTTCAGGATTTAGTATTCCTAAATTGGTGTTGCAGATTGTAACAGTGGATGCCATTTTTAGGGTAACAAATCCTCCTCTTAATGAGCTTGTTGTTCTGAAGGAAATTGCTTTTACAGTTTACAATAAGGCCCGAAGGGTTTTACGAGGAAGCAATTGTGATGTGGTTCCATCTAGTACATCCTTGTCTGGTAGATCTCATTCAGTCTTAATGCAAATGGCTTCACCATTAACTGGGATGTGGAAAGATTGTGTTGGTCCTCGACTAGCAGCATCTTCCCTCCAGAGAGAAAGTGATCTTGATGCTAGCTTGAGGTCCAGTACTTGGGAAAATTCCTGGCAAACGAGGTCTGGGGCACTCGGATGTGATCCAAGTAGAGGTGGCGATTTTCTTATTCAAGATGAGAGCCGTTGCATGTTTGAGCCACTTTTTATTCTTGCTGACCCGGGATCTTTAGAACGTGGAGTGACTCCTCCTGTTTTTGGGAATCCAGCTTCAGAATCTTCAAAGGTTTTGGCAGATGATGGTACAAGTGGAAGCTTAATGCAAAGTTCTGCTTCTTCGGGAAGTGGAGATACTGGACCAAGCTCTCAGCACGATTCATCAGAGTCAGATGGATTTGGATCTGGCAACCAAAAGACACTCCCGAGCTTGCATTGCTGCTATGGCTGGACTGAAGATTGGCGTTGGTTGGTGTGTATATGGACAGACTCTAGGGGGGAATTGCTTGACAGCTACATATATCCCTTTGGAGGAATCAGTAGCAGGCAGGATACAAAGGGTCTGCAGTCTCTTTTTATCCAAATTCTGCAACAAGGTTGTCAAATACTTCAGTCTTGTTCTGCAGATGCTGGCAAACCAAGAGATTTTGTTATTGCACGTATTGGATGCTTCTTTGAGCTTGAATGCCAAG AGTGGCAGAAAGCTCTATATGCAATTGGTGGTTCAGAGGTGAAGAAGTGGTCTCTGCAGCTTAGACGTTCTGTTCCTGACGGGATGCCTACCAATAGTAATGGAACTTCAATGCAGCAACAAGAAATGACTTTATTACAAGAGAGAACACTTCCATCTTCGCCTGGTCCTCTGTACAGTCCTCACTCAAAGTCTTCGACATTCATGAAAAGTGGTTTGGGACAACCTTCAAACAGAAAGCAACTGATGGGAGGAGTGGATAGCTCGAGAGGTTTGCTTCAGTGGGTGCAAAGTATCAGTTTTATCTCACTATCAGTTGACCATTCTCTACAGCTGGTCTTCCAGGCAGATTCATTAGCTTCTG GGTCAACTCAGAGCAATGGTTTTCTAAACCAGCCAAGTTATCTTGAAGGATATACTCCCGTAAGATCCCTTGGTTTGACATCTGCTTCCTATGTTCTAATTCCGTCACCCAGCATACGTTTTCTCCCTCCTGCACCTCTTCAGCTCCCCACATGCCTTACCGCTGAGTCCCCACCCCTAGCTCACCTTCTACACAGTAAAGGCTCTGCTATTCCCCTTTGTACTGGTTTTGTGGTTTCAAAAGCTGTTCCGTCAATGAGGAAAGATTCTAGGAGCATCTCGAAAGAAGAATGGCCTTCTATACTTTCCGTGAGTCTTGTTGATTATTATGGAGGTAATAACATGGCCCAAGATAAAATTGTGAAGGGCATGGGGAAATTGGGAGGAAGGGGCTTAAGTTCAGAAGCTAGGGAATTTGAATTAGAGACTCATCTAGTTCTCGAGTCTGTGGCAGCAGAACTTCATGCTTTATCATGGATGACCGTAAGTCCTGCATACTTGGAAAGGAGATCTGCATTGCCATTTCACTGCGACATGGTTCTGAGACTTAGAAGGCTTCTTCACTTTGCTGATAAGGAGTTATCTCGACAGCCAGAGGAGTCACCGTCATAG